Proteins encoded in a region of the Geobacillus genomosp. 3 genome:
- a CDS encoding DUF2777 domain-containing protein — MDIEERLQCIAEQPRAYVHGTVEFVNNEWVFFDEEAEEAALVEEMAEQDIELFRYGHWLSGQWQETGAIATDLGLFPLTNGDRIRFRKRLTYAYRQWLASLPDPSFFQFVQWLNHLGFSLYDCLYCYNGLLFAKSSGVNFMIYDNTEQIASVHHYYERGSTTNDRFEMTFNNGERAICAQIG; from the coding sequence TTGGACATTGAAGAGCGCCTGCAGTGTATAGCTGAGCAACCCCGGGCCTACGTGCATGGGACTGTAGAGTTTGTGAACAATGAATGGGTATTTTTCGATGAAGAAGCGGAGGAGGCGGCCTTGGTCGAAGAAATGGCGGAGCAAGACATCGAGCTTTTCCGCTATGGACACTGGCTGTCCGGACAATGGCAGGAGACCGGTGCGATCGCTACTGATCTCGGCCTCTTTCCCCTTACAAACGGTGACCGTATCCGCTTCCGCAAACGGCTGACATACGCATATCGGCAATGGCTCGCCTCACTTCCCGATCCGTCTTTTTTCCAGTTCGTCCAATGGCTGAACCATCTCGGGTTTTCGCTTTACGACTGCCTGTACTGCTACAACGGCTTGTTGTTTGCCAAATCATCCGGCGTCAACTTTATGATTTATGACAACACAGAGCAAATCGCCAGCGTCCATCATTATTATGAACGCGGATCAACGACCAACGACCGATTTGAAATGACGTTTAACAATGGCGAGCGGGCCATTTGTGCCCAAATAGGCTGA
- the asnB gene encoding asparagine synthase (glutamine-hydrolyzing), with the protein MCGITGWVHFGRDLRRERNIIADMTETLAKRGPDDTNTWLDVHVAFGHKRLVVVDPAGGKQPMIRNKNGRRYTIVYNGELYNTEDIRKELRHKGYRFDGHSDTEVLLAAYIEWKEQCVDWLNGIFAFAVWDEERELLFMARDRLGVKPLFYRRDAEELLFGSEIKAILAHPDVKAEVSYEGLAEVFGLGPSRTPGHGVFDGVQELRPAHALTFSRTGLRIWRYWNVESDIHRDSLEETVEKLRFFLTDAVTRQLVSDVPVCTFLSGGVDSSAITAIAANAFAADGKGPLHTYSIDYEGNDHYFQANDFQPNTDAPFIEQVSNKFQTIHHRCVITQEELFRHLHDAVIVRDVPGMADVDSSLLWFCKQIREQFVVSLSGECADEIFGGYPWFHRPDDLARKGFPWMRSIEARIGLLKEGWRQKLQLDDYVQMRYEQTIAEVPRLEGESAEAAKRRELFYLNMIWFMTTLLDRKDRMSMGASLEVRVPFADHRLVEYVWNIPWEMKMYGGREKGILRKALEGLLPEEVLYRKKSPYPKTHHPLYTKLVKQWLEQLLRDRSSILHEFFDAEKLTALVESEGKSFQVPWFGQLMTGPQLLAYLGQVHVWFDHYGISIKE; encoded by the coding sequence ATGTGTGGCATCACTGGCTGGGTGCATTTCGGGCGCGATTTGCGCCGTGAACGGAACATTATTGCCGATATGACAGAAACGCTCGCAAAACGCGGGCCAGACGATACAAATACGTGGCTCGACGTCCATGTCGCGTTCGGGCATAAGCGGCTCGTTGTGGTCGACCCGGCCGGCGGCAAACAGCCGATGATCCGGAACAAAAACGGACGGCGCTACACGATCGTTTACAACGGTGAGCTGTATAATACGGAAGACATCCGGAAGGAACTGCGGCATAAAGGCTACCGGTTTGACGGCCATTCTGATACAGAAGTGCTGCTCGCCGCTTATATAGAATGGAAAGAACAATGTGTCGACTGGTTAAACGGCATTTTTGCCTTCGCCGTTTGGGATGAAGAGCGGGAACTGTTATTTATGGCGCGTGACCGTCTTGGAGTCAAACCGTTGTTTTACCGCCGGGATGCCGAGGAGCTTTTGTTCGGCTCTGAGATCAAGGCGATTTTAGCCCACCCGGATGTGAAAGCGGAAGTGAGTTATGAAGGGTTGGCGGAAGTGTTCGGGCTCGGACCGTCGCGCACGCCGGGGCATGGCGTGTTTGACGGCGTCCAAGAATTGCGCCCGGCGCACGCGTTGACCTTCTCCCGCACCGGGCTTCGCATTTGGCGGTACTGGAACGTGGAAAGCGACATCCATCGCGACTCGCTCGAAGAAACGGTTGAGAAGCTTCGCTTTTTCTTGACCGATGCGGTCACGCGCCAGCTCGTTTCCGATGTGCCGGTATGCACGTTTTTATCGGGCGGGGTTGATTCGAGCGCCATTACGGCGATTGCTGCTAATGCCTTCGCTGCCGACGGAAAAGGGCCGCTTCACACGTACTCGATCGATTATGAAGGAAACGATCACTATTTCCAAGCAAACGATTTTCAGCCCAATACGGACGCACCGTTTATTGAACAAGTATCAAACAAGTTTCAAACGATCCACCACCGCTGCGTGATCACCCAAGAAGAGCTGTTCCGCCATTTGCATGATGCGGTCATCGTCCGTGACGTCCCGGGGATGGCAGATGTCGACTCATCGCTGCTTTGGTTTTGCAAACAAATTCGCGAGCAGTTTGTCGTCAGTTTGTCCGGGGAATGCGCCGACGAAATTTTCGGCGGCTACCCGTGGTTCCACCGCCCGGATGATTTGGCGCGGAAAGGATTCCCGTGGATGCGCTCGATTGAGGCGCGCATCGGATTGTTGAAGGAAGGATGGCGGCAAAAGCTCCAACTCGATGATTACGTACAAATGCGCTATGAACAAACGATCGCTGAGGTGCCGCGCCTTGAAGGGGAAAGCGCGGAAGCAGCAAAGCGGCGCGAGCTGTTTTATTTAAATATGATTTGGTTTATGACGACGCTTCTTGACCGGAAAGACCGGATGAGCATGGGAGCGAGCCTTGAAGTGCGCGTGCCGTTTGCCGATCACCGTCTTGTGGAATATGTCTGGAATATCCCGTGGGAAATGAAAATGTATGGTGGGCGGGAAAAAGGCATTTTGCGCAAAGCGTTGGAAGGACTGTTGCCGGAAGAGGTGCTCTATCGGAAAAAAAGCCCGTACCCGAAAACGCACCATCCGCTGTATACGAAGCTCGTGAAGCAATGGCTGGAACAGCTGCTTCGCGACCGTTCTTCGATTTTGCACGAGTTTTTTGACGCGGAAAAGTTGACGGCGCTCGTTGAATCGGAAGGGAAGTCATTCCAAGTGCCGTGGTTTGGGCAGCTGATGACCGGTCCACAATTGCTTGCTTACCTCGGCCAAGTGCACGTTTGGTTTGATCATTACGGCATCTCCATTAAAGAATAA
- a CDS encoding EAL domain-containing protein, which produces MRSLRCHHVGELHRLVEEESFASHESLFIQIAADHVEDVRHAVELAAHRWPHAHIVGMTGMLPAVADTTFLANLTSMAADVSSWTVPVDDSTRPAELAACIAEASTHNETVLLLLLTNCRETLLPLLRHLPLANERMVIVGCALPEGSVLFSPDGRFDRGVVAVSFSGAALRARCFSPFLWEPVGLAFSVTKGGGRWIGELDGQKASFCLERYLGKEFIDRLPASGMEFPFVVERGGQSVCLPITAIQENGAVMVSGHVSEGEKVRFAYVHAPSLYWSVRDWAGQLAKQPAEETLFYYSAALGGYTRPLLAGMVSSLQQAAPFPVMEVAVKDAYTVGRLAGFAAVSLMEGAATAEDGPVLSLPFPPEGVTTLAQLMSTASRDMERLHIRLQMSEQRYKSLFDHNTDIVYSTDLHGHFTSVNPAFEQVLGYRKEEILYTNSLKYIHPNDIPRVTRYFYRALRGNVQTYNLEIPTKSGERLLFQMKNIPIIVDGKKVGIYGIGHNITEQKKAEEKIAYLAYYDPDTNLPNRTKWMELLAGQLEKAKQKQRKIAVILIDFDRFKWINDSIGHYAGDGILRQLVERMKRVLPVGAQLGRFHGDKFCLFFPLRTGSEAAMETALHIVREVAKPTVYGQKQFFLTTSVGLAVFPDDGADEHALLRHADMAVNKAKKGGGNRVERYRPEMNDETMHRLEMDGYLRKAIEQNELFLCYQPIVDVHTGTVMATEALIRWRHPKLGLVRPDEFIPLAEETGLIHEIGRWVLQTACRQTKQWQRETGNDKLAIFVNVSAVQFQHERFVDDVKQALQQSKLPPSCLRLELTEHSMLRHLSSTMRTLDELKKLGVGIAVDDFGSGYSSFHYLKQLPVTILKIDRAFIERLHTNASDAAIVEAIITMGRGLGLETIAEGVEALEQLERLRGLQCSYAQGYALCPPLVAEEIAAYMTERRKSRV; this is translated from the coding sequence ATGCGTTCGCTGCGCTGCCACCATGTCGGGGAACTGCACCGGCTGGTCGAAGAGGAGTCCTTTGCGTCCCATGAATCGTTATTTATTCAAATTGCTGCTGACCATGTAGAAGATGTACGCCACGCAGTCGAATTGGCGGCGCATCGTTGGCCGCACGCCCATATTGTCGGAATGACGGGGATGTTGCCGGCCGTTGCGGACACAACGTTTTTGGCCAACTTGACGTCCATGGCGGCGGACGTTTCGTCATGGACCGTGCCGGTTGATGACTCGACTCGTCCCGCTGAATTGGCGGCATGCATCGCTGAAGCATCCACCCACAACGAAACAGTGCTGCTTTTGTTGCTTACCAATTGCCGCGAAACGTTGCTTCCCCTCCTTCGCCATTTGCCGCTCGCAAATGAACGGATGGTCATTGTCGGATGCGCTCTTCCGGAAGGCAGTGTGTTATTTTCGCCCGACGGGCGGTTTGACCGTGGCGTAGTCGCTGTCTCATTCAGCGGAGCGGCGCTTCGGGCCCGCTGTTTCTCCCCATTTTTATGGGAGCCGGTCGGCTTGGCATTTTCCGTGACAAAAGGCGGCGGTCGGTGGATTGGTGAACTTGACGGGCAAAAGGCATCGTTTTGTTTGGAACGGTATTTAGGAAAAGAATTTATCGATCGTCTGCCTGCGTCCGGAATGGAGTTTCCGTTTGTCGTCGAGCGGGGAGGGCAGTCCGTCTGTCTGCCGATCACAGCAATTCAGGAAAACGGGGCTGTTATGGTAAGCGGCCATGTGAGCGAAGGGGAAAAGGTGAGATTTGCTTATGTTCATGCACCGTCGCTTTACTGGAGTGTGCGCGATTGGGCCGGACAACTCGCCAAACAGCCGGCTGAAGAGACGTTGTTTTACTATAGCGCAGCGTTAGGGGGATATACACGCCCATTGCTGGCTGGAATGGTTTCATCGCTTCAGCAAGCCGCTCCATTCCCTGTTATGGAGGTAGCAGTGAAAGACGCGTATACGGTGGGACGGCTGGCGGGATTTGCCGCGGTTTCATTGATGGAAGGGGCGGCAACGGCGGAAGACGGACCGGTTTTGTCGCTGCCGTTTCCTCCGGAAGGGGTGACGACGCTAGCCCAGCTCATGTCAACCGCATCGCGCGATATGGAACGGCTTCACATCCGTCTGCAGATGTCGGAACAGCGGTATAAGTCGCTGTTTGACCATAATACCGACATCGTGTATTCGACCGACTTGCACGGCCATTTTACAAGCGTCAATCCGGCTTTTGAGCAGGTGCTTGGTTACCGGAAAGAAGAAATTTTATATACAAATTCGCTCAAGTATATTCATCCGAACGATATCCCCCGTGTTACCCGCTACTTTTATCGGGCGCTGCGCGGAAACGTGCAAACGTACAACTTGGAAATTCCAACAAAATCGGGGGAGCGGCTTCTCTTCCAAATGAAAAACATTCCGATTATTGTTGATGGAAAAAAAGTCGGCATTTATGGCATCGGGCACAACATTACCGAGCAAAAAAAGGCCGAGGAGAAAATTGCTTATTTGGCGTACTACGATCCGGATACGAACTTGCCGAATCGGACGAAATGGATGGAGCTGTTGGCCGGGCAACTGGAGAAAGCGAAGCAGAAACAGCGGAAAATTGCCGTTATTTTGATTGATTTCGACCGGTTTAAATGGATTAACGACAGCATCGGCCATTACGCCGGCGACGGCATTTTGCGTCAGCTTGTCGAGCGCATGAAACGCGTGCTGCCAGTCGGGGCACAGCTCGGCCGGTTTCATGGCGATAAATTTTGTCTATTCTTTCCGTTGCGGACAGGCTCCGAGGCGGCGATGGAGACGGCGCTTCATATCGTGCGTGAAGTGGCGAAGCCAACCGTGTACGGCCAAAAACAATTTTTTCTGACAACGAGCGTTGGCTTAGCCGTGTTTCCGGACGATGGGGCGGATGAACATGCGTTGCTGCGTCATGCAGATATGGCGGTGAATAAAGCGAAAAAAGGCGGAGGCAATCGGGTCGAACGCTATCGCCCCGAAATGAATGACGAAACGATGCACCGACTTGAAATGGATGGCTACCTGCGCAAAGCGATCGAACAAAACGAACTGTTTCTCTGTTACCAACCGATTGTCGACGTGCATACCGGCACGGTCATGGCGACAGAGGCGCTCATCCGTTGGCGGCACCCGAAGCTTGGGCTTGTGCGTCCGGACGAGTTTATTCCGTTGGCGGAAGAGACGGGATTGATTCATGAAATCGGACGTTGGGTGCTGCAAACCGCTTGCCGGCAGACAAAGCAATGGCAAAGGGAGACGGGAAATGACAAACTAGCCATTTTCGTCAACGTTTCCGCTGTGCAATTTCAGCACGAACGGTTCGTTGATGATGTGAAGCAAGCGCTTCAGCAGTCGAAATTGCCGCCATCATGCTTGCGCCTTGAACTGACGGAACATTCCATGCTCCGTCATCTATCGAGCACGATGCGGACGCTGGATGAGTTGAAGAAGCTCGGCGTCGGCATTGCTGTCGACGATTTCGGCAGCGGGTATTCTTCGTTTCATTATTTAAAGCAGCTGCCGGTGACGATTTTGAAGATCGACCGGGCGTTTATCGAACGTCTCCATACAAATGCGTCCGATGCCGCCATTGTCGAAGCGATCATCACAATGGGACGCGGACTTGGACTCGAAACGATCGCTGAGGGGGTTGAGGCGTTGGAGCAGCTTGAGCGGCTTCGCGGCTTGCAATGCAGCTATGCCCAAGGATATGCGCTCTGTCCGCCGCTTGTCGCTGAGGAGATCGCCGCATACATGACCGAGCGCCGGAAGAGCCGGGTGTAA
- a CDS encoding fatty acid--CoA ligase: MNVPLVLTHFLDRAVALYGNKPAMICSGRTVTYRQLGERVRRLANGLRELGVRKGDRVAYLAPNTLEMLEGFYGIFEIGAVMVPLNTRLKPNDYVFILNHSESKVLFVDEELYGLIAPVKDKLETVQKIIVHHKTDAALDETAYDEWLAAQKDAPVPRPSIDENDVCSLLYTSGTTGNPKGVMLTHRNNYLHALVTMHHLRVSDRDTYLHVLPMFHVNGWGSPFYYTANGATQIGLRKVDPNIIFELVKEHRVTVMHMAPTVLNMLLQYYEQHKPDVPEHVRVVIAGSAPPPAFVARVEEKLGWEFIQVYGMTESSPLSTISLIRPQLDGLPAEQKQRFKAKAGYPMIGCEVKVVNDDGEEVPADGRTIGEVIVRSHGVMKGYWKNDEATAATIRDGWLYTGDMATVDEYGHIDIVDRKKDIIISGGENISSIEVEGALYDHPAVLEAAVIAVPHEKWGETPHAFVVVRPGHHVTEEELIAFSREKLAHFKAITGVTFVDELPKTASGKIQKVHLRRQYWDAAGKTGRYVN, encoded by the coding sequence ATGAACGTACCGCTTGTGCTTACCCATTTTTTAGACCGCGCTGTGGCTCTGTACGGGAACAAGCCGGCGATGATTTGTTCAGGACGGACAGTGACGTATCGGCAGCTTGGCGAGCGGGTGCGAAGGCTTGCCAATGGGCTGCGGGAGCTCGGTGTCCGCAAAGGAGATCGTGTGGCGTACTTAGCCCCAAATACGCTTGAAATGCTTGAAGGGTTTTATGGCATATTTGAGATAGGGGCAGTGATGGTGCCGCTCAATACGCGTTTGAAGCCGAACGATTACGTCTTCATTTTGAATCATAGCGAGAGCAAAGTATTGTTCGTTGACGAGGAGTTGTATGGCTTGATTGCGCCGGTGAAAGACAAGCTCGAAACGGTGCAGAAGATCATCGTTCATCATAAAACAGATGCGGCGCTTGATGAAACCGCTTACGACGAATGGCTTGCCGCCCAGAAGGATGCGCCTGTTCCGCGCCCGTCAATCGATGAAAATGATGTGTGCAGCCTGCTGTACACGAGCGGAACGACGGGCAATCCGAAAGGGGTGATGTTGACGCATCGAAACAACTACTTGCATGCGCTCGTGACGATGCATCATTTGCGTGTATCTGACCGTGATACGTACTTGCATGTGCTGCCGATGTTTCACGTCAACGGCTGGGGTTCGCCGTTTTATTACACCGCCAACGGCGCGACGCAAATCGGGCTGCGCAAAGTCGATCCGAACATCATTTTTGAACTTGTTAAGGAACATCGTGTGACGGTCATGCATATGGCGCCGACTGTGCTCAACATGCTGCTGCAATATTACGAGCAACATAAGCCGGACGTTCCGGAACATGTGCGGGTTGTCATCGCCGGTTCCGCGCCGCCGCCTGCGTTTGTTGCGCGCGTCGAAGAAAAGCTCGGTTGGGAGTTCATCCAAGTATACGGCATGACTGAATCGTCTCCGCTCAGCACGATTTCGCTCATCCGTCCGCAGCTTGACGGGCTGCCTGCCGAACAAAAGCAGCGGTTCAAGGCAAAGGCGGGCTATCCGATGATCGGCTGTGAGGTGAAGGTAGTGAATGACGATGGCGAGGAAGTGCCGGCGGACGGCCGAACGATTGGCGAAGTGATCGTCCGTAGCCACGGCGTCATGAAAGGGTATTGGAAAAACGACGAGGCGACGGCCGCGACGATCCGTGACGGCTGGCTATACACGGGCGATATGGCGACAGTCGATGAATACGGGCATATTGATATTGTCGACCGGAAAAAGGATATTATTATTAGCGGAGGGGAAAACATTTCCTCGATTGAAGTCGAAGGAGCGCTTTATGACCATCCAGCCGTCCTTGAAGCGGCGGTCATTGCCGTGCCGCATGAAAAATGGGGCGAAACGCCGCATGCGTTTGTCGTCGTCCGCCCGGGGCACCATGTGACGGAGGAAGAACTGATCGCCTTCTCACGGGAAAAACTAGCCCATTTCAAAGCCATTACAGGCGTCACGTTTGTTGATGAACTGCCGAAGACCGCCTCAGGAAAAATTCAAAAAGTGCACTTGCGCCGCCAATATTGGGATGCGGCAGGAAAAACAGGGCGTTACGTGAACTGA
- a CDS encoding aspartyl-phosphate phosphatase Spo0E family protein has product MVLLLIEEKRQQMIELALTHGFTAKETIQCSQELDRLINQYLRQTMAFEPSAPSVQ; this is encoded by the coding sequence ATGGTTCTCCTGCTCATTGAAGAAAAACGGCAACAAATGATCGAATTGGCGCTCACCCACGGGTTTACAGCGAAAGAAACAATCCAATGCAGTCAAGAGCTTGACCGATTGATCAATCAATATTTGCGGCAAACTATGGCTTTTGAACCGTCCGCTCCATCCGTCCAATAA
- a CDS encoding fumarylacetoacetate hydrolase family protein, giving the protein MKLITAVFSGETVVGVVPEGEKAAVHLRRAERAMDGKETIPASMLEAIAQGEAFLSRAQEVADWALRHPKPDYVCRLDDVRLLAPIPRPAKNVFCIGKNYVDHALELGDAADVPKHLIVFSKTPTTVVGHEETILRHADVTDEVDYEGELALIIGKKGRAIHREEALDYVFGYTIINDVTARDLQERHQQYLLGKSLDTFCPMGPWIVPRKFVSNPNDLRIETRVNGEVRQQASTKQFIFPIESIIETISKGMTLEPGDIIATGTPAGVGKGMNPPRFLQTGDVVEVAIEGIGILRNKVGE; this is encoded by the coding sequence TTGAAACTCATTACGGCTGTTTTCAGCGGAGAAACAGTAGTCGGAGTGGTGCCGGAAGGGGAGAAGGCAGCTGTCCATTTGCGTCGTGCCGAGCGGGCCATGGACGGGAAGGAGACGATTCCAGCGTCGATGCTAGAGGCCATCGCACAAGGGGAGGCTTTTTTGTCCCGGGCCCAAGAAGTAGCGGATTGGGCGCTTCGCCATCCGAAGCCAGACTATGTCTGCCGCCTCGACGATGTTCGTCTCCTTGCCCCGATTCCGCGGCCGGCGAAAAACGTTTTTTGCATCGGCAAAAACTATGTCGACCATGCGCTTGAGTTGGGGGATGCCGCCGATGTGCCAAAACATTTAATCGTTTTCTCGAAAACGCCGACGACTGTGGTTGGCCATGAGGAAACGATTTTGCGCCATGCGGATGTTACCGATGAAGTAGACTATGAAGGGGAGCTCGCGTTGATCATCGGCAAAAAAGGGCGGGCGATTCACCGGGAAGAAGCGCTCGATTATGTATTTGGGTATACAATTATCAATGATGTGACCGCCCGTGATTTGCAAGAACGGCACCAGCAATATTTGCTCGGCAAAAGCTTGGATACGTTTTGCCCGATGGGACCGTGGATCGTGCCAAGGAAATTCGTGTCAAATCCGAACGATTTACGCATCGAAACGCGGGTGAACGGTGAAGTGCGCCAGCAGGCGAGCACAAAACAGTTTATTTTTCCAATCGAATCGATTATTGAGACGATCTCAAAGGGCATGACGCTTGAACCGGGCGATATTATCGCCACAGGAACGCCGGCTGGGGTCGGCAAAGGAATGAATCCGCCGCGTTTTTTGCAAACGGGTGATGTCGTTGAAGTGGCCATCGAAGGAATTGGCATACTGCGCAACAAAGTCGGGGAATAA
- a CDS encoding MATE family efflux transporter, translating to MRREAGTWSLFSLTWPIFIETLLYMVMGNADTLMLSQYSDHAVAAVGVANQIIALTIVLFNFVALATAVLVAQYLGARREQEAIDVSLVSLAANLLFGLLLSAVLAVFSRPILRLMGLPAELFDEGSGYLSIVGGFLFIQALMMTVGAILKSYGFTRDTMYVTIGMNVLNIIGNYFLIFGSFGLPPLGAEGAAISTAASRLIGFAVLVALLRKRTGISLSLRSFRALPLHHLRSLLKIGVPSAGEHLSYNTAQMVITYLITWLGAEALTIRVYTQNIMMFVFLFGIAVSQGTQILVGHFVGAGRYEEAYRRCLKSLYSAIAISVLLATVAYWFAEPLLSLFTDDRSMIELGRKLLLLTIILEPGRSFNLVIISSLRAAGDVQFPVYMGILSMWGVGVTVAYVFGIALGLGLVGIWLSFIADEWLRGLLMLWRWRSRIWMKKTVAPQAKMA from the coding sequence ATGCGCCGAGAGGCCGGAACGTGGTCACTGTTCTCGTTAACGTGGCCCATTTTTATTGAAACGCTGCTCTATATGGTCATGGGCAACGCCGATACGCTTATGCTCAGCCAGTACTCGGATCATGCGGTCGCCGCCGTCGGGGTGGCGAACCAAATCATCGCGTTAACGATCGTGCTGTTCAACTTCGTCGCCTTGGCGACCGCCGTGCTTGTCGCCCAATATTTAGGCGCCCGGCGGGAGCAGGAGGCCATTGACGTGTCACTCGTTTCCCTTGCCGCCAATTTGCTGTTTGGGCTGTTGCTAAGCGCTGTTCTCGCCGTGTTTAGCCGCCCGATTTTGCGGCTGATGGGGCTGCCGGCTGAGCTGTTTGACGAGGGGAGCGGCTATTTGTCGATTGTCGGCGGGTTTTTGTTCATCCAAGCACTGATGATGACCGTCGGCGCCATCTTAAAAAGCTATGGCTTTACGCGCGATACGATGTACGTCACAATAGGAATGAACGTACTGAATATTATTGGAAACTACTTCCTTATTTTCGGATCGTTTGGCCTTCCTCCCCTCGGAGCGGAAGGAGCCGCCATTTCAACGGCGGCGAGCCGGTTGATCGGTTTTGCTGTGTTGGTAGCTTTATTGCGCAAACGAACCGGCATTTCACTTTCCCTGCGGTCGTTTCGCGCCCTGCCGCTTCACCATTTGCGCTCGCTCTTAAAAATCGGTGTGCCGTCAGCCGGCGAACATCTTTCTTACAACACAGCGCAAATGGTCATCACCTACTTGATTACGTGGCTCGGCGCTGAGGCGCTGACCATAAGGGTGTATACGCAAAACATTATGATGTTCGTCTTTTTGTTCGGCATCGCGGTCAGCCAAGGGACACAAATTCTCGTCGGCCACTTCGTCGGCGCCGGACGGTATGAAGAAGCGTACAGGCGCTGTTTAAAAAGTTTATACAGCGCAATTGCTATATCGGTGCTGCTGGCCACAGTTGCCTATTGGTTCGCTGAACCGCTGCTGTCGCTCTTTACTGATGACCGGTCGATGATTGAACTGGGGCGCAAATTGTTGCTGCTAACGATCATTCTTGAACCGGGGCGCTCGTTTAACTTAGTGATCATCAGTTCGCTCCGGGCGGCCGGGGATGTGCAGTTTCCGGTCTATATGGGCATTTTGTCGATGTGGGGCGTCGGGGTGACGGTGGCGTATGTATTCGGCATTGCCCTTGGGTTGGGTCTTGTCGGCATTTGGCTGTCATTTATCGCCGATGAATGGCTGCGCGGACTGTTGATGCTTTGGCGGTGGCGATCGCGCATCTGGATGAAAAAGACGGTGGCGCCGCAGGCGAAAATGGCATGA
- a CDS encoding DUF418 domain-containing protein, with amino-acid sequence MTPPCSAERIAAVDVLRGFALFGILLVNMRYFSAPMLYREDVGGSTFNRAAAAAIDLLFEASAYPLFAFLFGFGTVVLYGRLRQRGEQPIPILLRRFLLLLAVGVMHAFGLWFGDILIPYALAGLILLLFMDALMRWWRTAALAGFFLFHSLVALLLALSMSAGGTGTADGQEAEAAAALRHYQSGTFRDVFWQRWHDWISINGDGGLLFTVLTVLPFSLLGGYAAKQRWIEAGQRAAARLRWLMGGALCFGLVLKTIPYWAGANSLTRYIQDNVGGPALAVFYAAAAVFVCGKKQWQPVWRWLQDAGKLSLTHYLGQSLICTSLFYSYGLGWYGRINEWQGALLAIGIYAASLWASRRWLARFRFGPAEWLWRWGTYGQRPPFRRQFGQ; translated from the coding sequence ATGACGCCGCCTTGCTCGGCAGAACGAATCGCGGCCGTAGACGTCTTGCGCGGGTTCGCCCTGTTTGGTATTTTGCTTGTCAATATGCGCTATTTTTCAGCGCCGATGCTATATAGGGAAGACGTCGGCGGCAGCACCTTCAATCGCGCGGCTGCTGCCGCCATCGATCTTTTGTTTGAAGCAAGCGCCTATCCGCTGTTTGCCTTTTTATTCGGATTTGGCACGGTCGTGCTTTACGGCCGGCTGCGCCAACGGGGGGAACAGCCAATTCCGATTTTGCTGCGCCGTTTCCTTCTTTTGTTGGCGGTTGGTGTTATGCATGCGTTTGGGTTATGGTTTGGCGATATTTTAATTCCGTATGCGCTGGCTGGGCTTATTTTGCTTTTGTTTATGGACGCCCTGATGCGCTGGTGGCGGACGGCGGCGTTAGCCGGCTTTTTCCTTTTTCATAGCCTTGTGGCATTGTTGCTCGCCTTAAGTATGTCCGCCGGAGGGACGGGGACAGCTGATGGCCAAGAGGCAGAGGCCGCCGCTGCTCTTCGTCATTATCAAAGTGGAACGTTCCGCGACGTGTTTTGGCAGCGATGGCACGATTGGATTTCTATAAACGGTGATGGCGGTTTGCTGTTCACGGTGCTGACCGTGTTGCCGTTTTCCCTGCTCGGCGGATACGCCGCCAAGCAACGTTGGATCGAAGCCGGACAGCGTGCCGCCGCTAGACTTCGCTGGTTGATGGGAGGAGCGCTATGTTTTGGGCTCGTGCTAAAAACCATTCCGTATTGGGCCGGAGCGAATAGCTTGACACGGTATATCCAAGACAACGTTGGCGGTCCCGCCCTAGCTGTATTTTATGCCGCTGCTGCCGTATTCGTTTGCGGGAAAAAGCAATGGCAGCCTGTTTGGCGATGGCTGCAAGACGCCGGGAAGCTGTCACTCACCCACTATCTCGGCCAGTCGCTCATCTGCACCTCGCTTTTTTACAGCTATGGGCTCGGATGGTACGGGCGAATAAACGAATGGCAAGGGGCGCTATTGGCGATTGGGATATATGCTGCCAGTCTATGGGCAAGCCGCCGTTGGCTCGCCCGATTTCGTTTTGGTCCGGCGGAATGGCTGTGGAGATGGGGAACGTACGGACAGCGCCCGCCTTTTCGGCGCCAGTTCGGCCAATAA
- a CDS encoding YisL family protein, translating into MTHAHITSWLIMIILFLIAVSMQRSGAAKAAIVQMVLRLFYIITIITGLLLLHGIASISGLYLLKALAGLWVIGAMEMVLAAVKKGKRAAAGWTQWIIALIVTLFLGLSLPLGFDWF; encoded by the coding sequence TTGACGCATGCGCATATCACAAGCTGGCTCATTATGATTATTTTGTTTTTGATCGCTGTGTCGATGCAACGTTCGGGGGCGGCGAAGGCGGCCATCGTGCAAATGGTGTTGCGGCTGTTTTATATTATAACGATCATTACCGGTTTGCTTTTGTTACATGGCATTGCCTCGATTTCCGGGCTTTATTTGCTGAAGGCGCTCGCCGGATTATGGGTGATCGGGGCGATGGAGATGGTTTTAGCGGCAGTGAAAAAAGGGAAACGTGCGGCGGCGGGATGGACGCAGTGGATCATTGCGCTCATCGTTACGCTCTTTCTCGGTTTGTCGCTGCCACTTGGATTTGATTGGTTCTAA